In Lacrimispora indolis DSM 755, a genomic segment contains:
- the gdhA gene encoding NADP-specific glutamate dehydrogenase, whose translation MSYVDEVYDRVVSQNPGEAEFHQAVKEVLDSLRLVIDANEEKYRKMGLLERLVEPERIISFRVPWVDDNGQVQVNKAYRVQFNSAIGPYKGGLRLHPSVNQGILKFLGFEQVFKNSLTGLPIGGGKGGSNFDPKGKSDREVMAFCQSFMTELSRYIGADQDVPAGDIGVGAREIGFLYGQYKRLTGLYEGVLTGKGLTYGGSLARTQATGYGLVYILDEMLKHNGKELAGKNVVISGSGNVAIYATEKVHQLGGKVIALSDSNGYIYDKDGIDLNLVKEIKEVRRGRIREYANALPTAVYTEGTGIWSIPCDIALPCATQNELNLDDAKMLRANGCFAVAEGANMPSTREATDFFLESGMLFMPGKAANAGGVATSALEMSQNSQRLSWTFDEVDERLHRIMVDIYAKAASAAERYGVKGNYVTGANIAGFEKVVEAMTAQGIV comes from the coding sequence ATGTCATATGTGGATGAAGTCTATGACAGAGTCGTAAGCCAGAACCCAGGGGAAGCCGAATTTCATCAGGCCGTAAAAGAGGTTCTTGATTCTTTAAGGCTTGTCATTGATGCCAATGAAGAGAAATACCGCAAGATGGGTCTTTTAGAGCGTCTTGTGGAGCCGGAAAGAATCATTTCCTTCCGCGTGCCGTGGGTGGATGACAATGGGCAGGTACAGGTGAACAAAGCATACCGTGTCCAGTTTAACAGCGCCATCGGACCGTATAAGGGAGGTCTGCGCCTTCATCCTTCTGTAAACCAGGGAATCTTAAAATTCCTGGGCTTTGAGCAGGTATTCAAAAATTCTCTGACAGGTCTTCCTATCGGCGGCGGTAAAGGTGGTTCCAACTTTGATCCCAAAGGAAAATCAGACAGAGAGGTTATGGCTTTCTGCCAGAGCTTTATGACTGAGCTGTCCAGATACATTGGTGCAGATCAGGATGTTCCTGCCGGTGATATCGGTGTGGGAGCAAGGGAAATCGGATTTTTATACGGTCAGTATAAGAGGCTGACAGGCTTATATGAAGGAGTTCTTACGGGCAAGGGCTTAACCTATGGCGGTTCTCTGGCACGCACCCAGGCTACCGGATATGGTCTTGTATATATTCTTGATGAGATGTTAAAGCATAACGGCAAGGAGCTGGCTGGTAAGAATGTGGTCATTTCCGGTTCCGGAAACGTAGCCATCTATGCTACAGAGAAGGTGCACCAATTAGGCGGTAAGGTTATCGCATTAAGTGATTCCAACGGTTATATCTATGACAAAGACGGCATTGATCTTAACCTGGTTAAGGAAATTAAGGAAGTACGCCGGGGACGCATCAGGGAATATGCCAATGCGCTTCCAACGGCTGTTTATACAGAAGGAACGGGCATCTGGAGTATTCCATGTGACATCGCTCTTCCATGCGCAACACAGAATGAATTAAACCTTGATGATGCAAAAATGCTGAGAGCAAACGGATGTTTTGCGGTTGCTGAGGGCGCTAACATGCCGTCTACCAGAGAAGCAACGGATTTCTTCCTGGAAAGCGGAATGCTCTTCATGCCGGGCAAGGCAGCTAACGCAGGCGGAGTTGCAACTTCTGCCCTGGAGATGAGCCAGAACAGCCAGAGGCTTTCCTGGACCTTTGATGAGGTAGATGAAAGGCTTCACAGAATCATGGTGGACATTTACGCAAAGGCAGCTTCAGCTGCAGAGCGTTACGGCGTAAAAGGTAATTATGTGACGGGTGCAAACATCGCCGGCTTTGAAAAGGTTGTTGAAGCCATGACGGCACAGGGAATCGTATAA
- a CDS encoding DUF3881 family protein, whose product MHKFLRTIGFSLYQKDKEIDKLLDKLCEDLSGLKRIQIDEESNLCELRREVAPGMGIAIFGEMDREGNFQRSYYYPYLKSNDMTSDVACSIQRHTERETYAGLMDEYKVGISLIFYIDNSFECRERIIDHHPMDTKDVCLTGLAVSGKVLLPIQKTETQREKARVAAKDRNTLLEAAKNGDEDAMETLTIEDIDLYSQASRRVMKEDLYSIIDSCFMPCGVECDQYSIIGEIIKIEEKKNQITDEEVYDFTLECSDLTFHVAIAKKDLTGTPEIGRRFKGQIWMQGTVNFAEQVE is encoded by the coding sequence ATGCATAAATTCTTAAGAACCATTGGTTTCAGCCTATATCAGAAAGACAAGGAAATAGATAAGTTATTGGATAAGCTCTGTGAAGATTTGTCAGGCTTGAAACGGATTCAGATTGACGAGGAATCCAATCTTTGCGAGCTTCGCAGGGAAGTGGCTCCAGGTATGGGGATTGCTATCTTTGGAGAGATGGACCGGGAAGGAAACTTTCAAAGAAGTTACTATTATCCGTATTTGAAAAGCAATGATATGACATCAGACGTAGCCTGTTCCATCCAGCGCCATACGGAACGAGAGACTTACGCCGGCCTTATGGATGAATATAAGGTAGGGATTTCACTCATATTCTATATAGACAATTCCTTTGAGTGCAGGGAACGGATCATTGATCATCACCCTATGGATACTAAGGACGTCTGCCTTACCGGGCTTGCGGTAAGCGGAAAGGTTCTGCTTCCCATTCAGAAGACAGAAACACAGAGAGAAAAGGCCAGAGTGGCGGCAAAGGACCGTAATACGCTTTTGGAAGCGGCAAAGAACGGCGATGAAGACGCCATGGAGACCCTTACCATTGAGGATATTGATTTATATTCCCAGGCTTCCAGAAGGGTGATGAAGGAGGATTTATACTCTATCATTGATTCCTGCTTTATGCCCTGCGGTGTGGAATGTGACCAGTACTCCATTATCGGAGAGATCATTAAGATAGAAGAAAAGAAGAACCAGATCACCGATGAAGAGGTTTACGATTTCACCTTGGAATGCAGTGACCTTACTTTCCATGTGGCAATTGCCAAAAAGGATCTGACTGGAACTCCTGAAATCGGACGCAGATTCAAGGGACAGATATGGATGCAGGGAACCGTGAATTTTGCGGAGCAGGTGGAATAA
- a CDS encoding DUF1189 domain-containing protein, protein MNIFKELILSLYDFKSFKEFIKNKRSKVFFAGVVLMVIYFSLTMIVPFIRFQFKTGGFVKIIDDYIPDFELKDGTLWVEKPIEYETDGTYIYIDTAPDTSFYDVDEIGEYISDYYQVVLMDSEKVIVKNKGEIMGRYFSEFDMDFSRETLQQWVPNAYLIVTAFMVLAFIFMTALFFFGVLVVALIGMIVASCMKYRLTFGQLYQMGVYARTLPLLIKAIMSFLPFSIPMFGIINFGLSVLYIVLAIQKMKESDLQKTMEFVSEQGDYFR, encoded by the coding sequence ATGAACATATTTAAGGAACTTATATTATCTCTTTACGATTTTAAAAGCTTTAAGGAATTTATAAAAAATAAACGCAGCAAGGTTTTTTTTGCAGGAGTTGTTCTTATGGTCATATATTTTTCCCTGACCATGATTGTTCCCTTTATAAGATTTCAGTTTAAAACAGGCGGATTTGTAAAAATCATAGATGATTATATTCCTGATTTTGAGTTGAAGGACGGCACTCTTTGGGTTGAGAAGCCTATCGAATACGAAACAGACGGTACATATATTTATATAGATACGGCTCCGGATACCTCTTTTTATGATGTGGATGAGATCGGGGAATATATTTCAGATTATTATCAGGTAGTCCTGATGGATTCGGAAAAGGTTATTGTAAAGAATAAAGGTGAAATTATGGGAAGATACTTTTCCGAATTTGACATGGATTTCAGCAGGGAGACGCTTCAGCAATGGGTACCGAATGCTTATCTGATTGTAACAGCTTTTATGGTTCTGGCATTTATATTCATGACGGCGTTGTTTTTCTTTGGAGTACTGGTCGTTGCCCTTATTGGGATGATAGTTGCCTCCTGCATGAAATACCGTCTGACCTTTGGACAGTTGTATCAAATGGGGGTCTATGCCAGAACGCTGCCTTTATTGATTAAGGCAATTATGTCCTTTCTGCCGTTTTCCATACCAATGTTCGGGATCATTAATTTTGGACTTTCCGTGTTATATATTGTACTTGCCATTCAGAAGATGAAGGAGTCTGATCTGCAAAAAACCATGGAATTTGTTTCAGAACAAGGGGATTATTTCAGATAA
- a CDS encoding class I SAM-dependent methyltransferase: MNTGWTLDIKNMAWVEDTENQVDFLIRTMSLTGKERILDLACGYGRHALSFAKRGFSVVGVDFTDAYIKDAKIHAAASGLSAEFILSDIRDVHFSEEFDVVLNLADGAIGYLNTDEENLKIFDVIGHALKRGGKHFMDVCNAEHAEQYFPKRAWAAGEKELSLSEFTWDQETRKMRFNGYQLPYGQVIHKPELGNSEPTRLYSIEELKNILETRNMKMEATFSDYYGTESSPKYMQLMVFSQKI; the protein is encoded by the coding sequence ATGAATACTGGCTGGACGCTAGATATTAAAAACATGGCGTGGGTTGAAGATACGGAGAATCAGGTGGATTTTCTTATCCGAACCATGAGTTTAACCGGAAAAGAGCGGATTTTAGATTTGGCATGCGGTTATGGCAGGCATGCGCTGTCTTTTGCCAAAAGGGGATTTTCTGTTGTTGGTGTAGATTTTACTGATGCTTATATAAAAGACGCAAAAATACATGCCGCCGCATCTGGTCTGTCGGCGGAATTTATCCTGTCTGATATCAGGGATGTTCACTTTTCCGAGGAATTTGATGTGGTGTTGAATTTGGCAGACGGCGCAATTGGATATTTGAATACCGATGAGGAGAATCTCAAAATATTTGATGTGATAGGTCACGCATTAAAGCGTGGCGGCAAGCATTTTATGGATGTATGTAATGCAGAACACGCAGAACAATACTTTCCCAAAAGAGCCTGGGCAGCGGGGGAAAAAGAATTGTCATTATCAGAATTTACATGGGATCAAGAAACACGCAAAATGCGCTTTAACGGATATCAATTACCTTATGGCCAGGTAATACATAAGCCGGAATTAGGAAATAGCGAACCGACTCGGCTTTATTCGATTGAAGAGCTGAAAAATATTCTTGAGACTCGAAATATGAAAATGGAAGCAACGTTCTCTGATTATTACGGCACGGAATCATCACCTAAATATATGCAATTAATGGTATTTTCACAAAAAATATAA
- a CDS encoding DUF4317 family protein, whose amino-acid sequence MINREDMLELTRRMTLARTSFTRIAGCYVDKDGEFDGSFNTNFLKLSPSERTKKLKLAKEIPFSATNVNLKKYEFPQSVRKPGSMWQLLMAMNECGLKNDALMDTFYDIVMENYHTDLEYAILLFHDRYDIPAKASDKERLWESEEVFEYMICAICPLAGEYEPGKPECGFLFPAFTDRSGDLNHIDVFHADADRPHKEILEALGIGSARIGCN is encoded by the coding sequence ATGATAAACAGAGAAGATATGCTGGAGCTGACAAGGCGGATGACCCTTGCCCGGACCTCCTTTACAAGAATTGCAGGATGCTATGTAGATAAGGATGGAGAGTTTGACGGGAGCTTTAATACAAATTTCTTAAAATTATCCCCATCTGAGAGAACCAAAAAACTGAAGCTGGCAAAGGAGATCCCCTTTTCTGCCACGAATGTAAACTTAAAGAAATATGAATTTCCACAAAGCGTGCGAAAACCGGGGAGCATGTGGCAGCTGCTTATGGCGATGAATGAATGCGGATTAAAAAATGATGCTCTGATGGATACGTTTTATGACATTGTTATGGAAAACTACCATACGGATTTGGAGTATGCCATTTTACTTTTCCATGATCGATATGATATTCCGGCAAAGGCATCAGATAAGGAGAGATTGTGGGAATCGGAAGAAGTGTTTGAATATATGATTTGTGCCATCTGCCCGTTAGCAGGGGAGTATGAGCCGGGGAAACCGGAGTGTGGATTCTTATTCCCAGCATTTACTGACAGAAGCGGGGATCTGAATCATATTGATGTATTTCATGCAGATGCGGACCGGCCGCACAAGGAAATCTTGGAGGCATTAGGAATCGGCAGTGCCAGAATTGGCTGTAATTAA
- a CDS encoding helix-turn-helix transcriptional regulator, translated as MNEYQAASWGAMGEKYNLDQRTYGPGMGYYFPPHWSNGWIVEACPAEGLFVSSAWFTPDKKVVHTLDVKKPCMWIFCIDCGSMIYSRQGKASTTFTPMTHVLVNPQSPFHLTFPKGIHNCFTSVLIFDDFLQLFLQTRNNPPKISIADAKAWESEHYNSPNTMMVLEQIRWAVRNADMPLLAFEGMVLHLLCSIARNYPVTPDRRSSRRNYVTWENEKKVYSVKLKIDENILQVPPMEELTKIADMSESKLRLSFKNIYQIPLYDYIRREKMKRAMQLLSADHLSIRYISELCGYKNASKFAAAFQDVHGITPSEFRKTFNL; from the coding sequence ATGAATGAATATCAAGCCGCCTCATGGGGAGCCATGGGAGAAAAATATAACCTGGATCAGCGGACCTACGGACCGGGAATGGGATATTACTTTCCGCCTCACTGGTCCAATGGCTGGATTGTTGAAGCATGTCCTGCAGAAGGCCTGTTTGTTTCCAGTGCATGGTTTACTCCGGATAAAAAGGTTGTTCACACCTTAGATGTGAAAAAACCATGTATGTGGATCTTTTGTATTGACTGCGGCAGTATGATATATTCCCGGCAAGGCAAAGCATCAACCACGTTTACGCCCATGACCCATGTTCTGGTTAATCCCCAGAGTCCATTTCATTTGACCTTTCCAAAAGGAATCCACAACTGCTTTACCAGCGTTTTAATTTTTGATGATTTTTTACAGCTCTTTTTACAAACAAGAAACAATCCTCCGAAAATCAGCATTGCAGATGCAAAAGCATGGGAATCGGAACATTACAACTCACCAAATACCATGATGGTATTAGAACAAATCCGCTGGGCAGTGCGCAATGCGGATATGCCCCTCCTTGCATTTGAAGGAATGGTGCTTCATCTGCTATGTTCAATCGCCAGAAACTATCCTGTAACTCCAGATCGGAGGAGCAGCCGCAGAAATTATGTGACGTGGGAAAATGAGAAAAAGGTTTACTCAGTAAAATTGAAAATTGACGAAAACATTCTCCAGGTTCCGCCAATGGAAGAATTGACAAAAATAGCAGACATGAGTGAGAGCAAATTACGCCTCAGCTTTAAAAACATTTATCAGATTCCCCTTTATGATTATATCCGCAGGGAAAAAATGAAACGTGCCATGCAGCTTTTATCTGCAGACCATTTGAGTATCCGGTATATTTCGGAGTTGTGCGGCTATAAAAATGCATCTAAATTTGCTGCTGCCTTTCAGGATGTTCATGGGATTACACCCAGCGAGTTTAGGAAGACTTTTAATTTATAG
- a CDS encoding ABC transporter substrate-binding protein, whose translation MKKIGSICCFMFALLFTLTGCSNASREGSEVPDMHTINTVMGEIQVPKEPQRVVVNWYIGDVLSLDLNVVGYNAWEQETMPFYDKFSSDAKLENWAAEDIMAAEPDLIITYQAEDFEKFGKIAPVLVIPEESVSSVERLSIIGEAAGKTKEAEVLTESFEEKLAAAKEELQSDKYQGKTFSILEDWGPSGDWNGVAYETGSRGGTLVYNYLELKKPEKLEKLIKESGNSRGTLSYEVAHEYFGDYILWFQQEGKDSEYAKTDIWNSIPAVADGRIAEIPGKYQGLFYYSDVASLTAQLDYLLAGMLNMPE comes from the coding sequence ATGAAGAAAATAGGATCCATATGTTGTTTCATGTTTGCGCTTTTATTTACGTTGACCGGATGCAGCAATGCAAGCCGGGAAGGTTCTGAAGTGCCGGACATGCACACAATCAATACAGTTATGGGAGAAATACAAGTGCCGAAAGAGCCCCAGCGGGTAGTTGTGAATTGGTACATAGGAGATGTGCTTTCCTTAGATTTGAATGTGGTGGGATACAATGCCTGGGAGCAGGAAACCATGCCGTTTTATGATAAGTTTTCTTCTGATGCCAAGCTGGAGAACTGGGCTGCAGAAGATATCATGGCGGCTGAACCGGATCTGATTATTACTTATCAGGCAGAGGATTTTGAAAAGTTTGGAAAAATTGCTCCGGTACTTGTCATTCCGGAGGAAAGCGTAAGCTCTGTTGAGCGTCTGAGCATAATTGGAGAGGCTGCAGGAAAAACAAAAGAAGCAGAAGTCTTGACCGAATCCTTTGAGGAAAAGCTTGCCGCAGCAAAGGAAGAGCTGCAAAGCGATAAATACCAGGGGAAAACATTCAGCATTCTGGAAGACTGGGGGCCATCGGGGGATTGGAACGGTGTTGCCTATGAGACTGGTTCCAGAGGCGGAACTTTGGTTTACAACTATCTTGAGCTTAAAAAACCGGAGAAGCTGGAGAAACTGATTAAAGAATCCGGTAACAGCAGAGGGACCCTAAGCTATGAGGTTGCTCATGAATATTTCGGAGATTATATATTATGGTTCCAGCAGGAAGGTAAAGATTCCGAATATGCAAAAACAGATATTTGGAACAGCATTCCTGCTGTTGCAGACGGGCGGATCGCAGAGATTCCGGGAAAGTATCAGGGACTGTTTTACTATTCTGATGTAGCCAGCTTAACTGCACAGTTGGATTATCTTTTGGCTGGGATGCTAAATATGCCTGAGTAA
- a CDS encoding FecCD family ABC transporter permease: MKITSIKRRWKGSAGFAIYMILGFGLLLFMSAASISFGAADMRLVTAWEAVFRFDPNMTEHQIIQTLRLPRTVADLMVGCSLAICGAIMQGTTRNPLADSGLMGISSGATFAMAFCMAFLPGRTYGQTILFSCTGAAAATAMTYFIASLGKGGMTPQRLVLAGISISMLFGAFSQFLSIKYHLGHALAYWTAGGTAGAKWSELMIILPLFAAGVLAAFWLSPSVTVLSLGEDVATGLGLKTRLVKGVSSLIVLVLTGLSVIIVGPVGFVGLITPHIVRYMVGVDYRYIIPASGLYGALLTVFADLIGRLINKPYETPIGIIFAVIGVPYFLYLARKQRREFE; this comes from the coding sequence ATGAAAATTACATCAATAAAGCGGCGGTGGAAGGGCTCCGCCGGCTTTGCTATTTATATGATTCTTGGTTTTGGGCTTTTGCTTTTCATGTCGGCTGCATCCATTTCTTTTGGTGCTGCCGACATGCGCCTTGTTACTGCCTGGGAAGCGGTTTTCCGGTTTGATCCAAATATGACGGAGCATCAGATCATTCAGACACTCCGCCTTCCCCGTACTGTGGCAGATTTAATGGTGGGCTGCAGTCTGGCAATTTGCGGGGCCATCATGCAGGGAACAACAAGGAATCCCCTTGCTGACTCCGGCCTTATGGGGATCAGCTCCGGAGCTACCTTTGCCATGGCGTTTTGTATGGCATTTCTGCCGGGACGCACCTATGGCCAGACCATTTTGTTTTCATGTACAGGGGCTGCGGCTGCAACGGCAATGACTTATTTTATTGCTTCCCTTGGAAAAGGAGGGATGACGCCTCAGCGGCTTGTATTGGCAGGGATTTCTATTTCCATGCTGTTTGGGGCTTTCAGCCAGTTTCTGTCCATTAAATACCATCTGGGTCATGCCCTTGCTTATTGGACAGCAGGAGGAACTGCGGGTGCTAAATGGAGTGAGCTCATGATCATCCTGCCTCTTTTTGCAGCAGGAGTGCTTGCAGCGTTCTGGCTTTCCCCTTCTGTCACTGTGCTGAGTTTAGGAGAGGACGTTGCAACCGGACTGGGGTTAAAGACCAGATTGGTCAAAGGGGTTTCTTCACTGATTGTGCTGGTTCTTACCGGGCTTTCAGTCATTATCGTGGGGCCGGTTGGTTTTGTTGGGCTTATCACGCCTCATATTGTCCGATATATGGTAGGAGTGGATTACCGGTATATCATTCCGGCCTCAGGGCTTTACGGGGCCTTGCTTACGGTTTTTGCCGATTTAATAGGACGGCTGATCAATAAACCTTATGAAACGCCCATTGGTATCATATTTGCTGTGATCGGTGTTCCTTATTTCCTTTATCTTGCAAGAAAGCAAAGGAGGGAATTTGAATGA
- a CDS encoding FecCD family ABC transporter permease: protein MKKHGYPAERGRFLFLMMLILMAAVAVISMNSGKMNLTPGEVFHVIIGKGTPQQNLIVLEFRLPRIILSILVGVGMGISGCIMQSLLRNDMASPGTLGISSGSGLFVLIFVVLFSAKTVSSAILMPLLSFFGGMTAAGLIFLLSYRRERDISPTGLILTGVALGSGYGALTTLLTLKLDQNQMDFIQRWSAGSLWGDEWRYLAILIPWTLILCGYVFSKAHILNILNLGNETASGLGVAVKPEFIGLTVAAVALSSGSVSLGGNFFFVGMISPHMARKLMGPNHKLFLPASGLCGAIIVLLADTITRTISLGADVPTGIVITALSTPYFLYLLAKAN, encoded by the coding sequence ATGAAAAAACATGGTTATCCGGCAGAACGGGGAAGATTTCTTTTTCTGATGATGTTGATCTTAATGGCAGCAGTGGCAGTGATCAGCATGAACTCCGGAAAAATGAATCTCACTCCCGGAGAAGTTTTTCATGTGATCATAGGAAAAGGCACCCCGCAGCAAAATTTAATTGTTTTAGAATTCCGCCTTCCCCGCATTATTCTGTCAATTCTTGTGGGAGTGGGAATGGGCATTTCCGGCTGTATTATGCAGAGCCTTCTGCGAAATGATATGGCAAGTCCCGGTACCTTAGGAATCAGCTCTGGTTCAGGGCTGTTTGTACTGATTTTTGTGGTATTGTTTTCCGCAAAGACGGTGTCATCTGCAATTTTAATGCCATTGCTTTCTTTTTTTGGAGGAATGACTGCCGCAGGCTTGATTTTTCTGCTTTCCTACAGAAGGGAGAGAGATATCTCTCCTACAGGGCTGATTTTAACAGGCGTTGCGCTGGGAAGCGGGTATGGGGCCTTAACCACACTGCTGACTCTTAAGCTGGATCAGAATCAGATGGACTTTATACAGCGCTGGAGCGCCGGCAGCTTATGGGGAGATGAATGGAGGTATCTTGCCATACTGATTCCATGGACATTGATTTTATGCGGTTATGTATTTTCTAAAGCCCATATTTTAAACATTCTTAACCTTGGAAATGAAACAGCTTCTGGTCTTGGGGTAGCTGTGAAACCGGAATTTATCGGCTTGACCGTAGCAGCAGTAGCACTTTCTTCGGGAAGCGTATCCCTGGGTGGGAACTTCTTTTTCGTAGGAATGATTTCTCCTCACATGGCAAGAAAATTAATGGGGCCAAACCATAAATTGTTCCTTCCTGCCTCCGGGCTTTGCGGTGCAATTATTGTACTGCTTGCAGATACCATAACAAGAACCATCAGCCTTGGGGCGGATGTGCCTACGGGCATCGTAATTACGGCGCTTAGCACACCGTACTTTTTATATCTATTGGCGAAAGCAAATTAA
- a CDS encoding ABC transporter ATP-binding protein, giving the protein MNSIATKELDIAYDNALIVENLDMVIPHKKITSIIGPNGCGKSTVLKAVGRILKPKNGMVYLNGGDISTLPTKEIAKKMAILPQSPSAPSGLTVSELVAYGRFPHQNGFGKLTPEDKKIVRWAISATKLMDLEHREVNTLSGGQRQRVWIAMALAQQTDLILLDEPTTYLDLAHQLEVLELLHGLNRSQGCTIAMVLHDLNLAARFSDYMIAVRGGKVIQHGSPEEVMVPGVLKETFSIDAEIVREPRTGRPVCLTYALLHQEHLYPKEAISV; this is encoded by the coding sequence ATGAACAGTATCGCGACAAAAGAATTAGACATTGCCTATGACAACGCTCTGATTGTGGAGAATTTAGATATGGTAATTCCTCATAAAAAAATCACTTCCATTATTGGCCCTAACGGATGCGGAAAATCCACAGTGCTGAAAGCGGTGGGGCGTATTCTGAAGCCGAAAAACGGAATGGTTTATTTAAATGGAGGCGATATCTCAACACTTCCCACCAAAGAAATTGCAAAAAAAATGGCGATTTTGCCCCAATCTCCTTCCGCTCCCAGCGGGCTGACAGTAAGTGAACTGGTTGCATATGGACGGTTTCCCCACCAAAACGGGTTTGGAAAACTGACCCCTGAGGATAAAAAAATTGTGAGGTGGGCAATCTCAGCAACCAAGCTTATGGATTTAGAGCATAGGGAAGTAAATACCTTGTCAGGAGGACAGCGTCAAAGAGTCTGGATTGCCATGGCGCTTGCCCAGCAGACAGATCTGATTTTGCTTGACGAACCCACCACTTATCTGGATCTGGCTCATCAGCTGGAAGTGCTGGAGCTTTTGCATGGACTGAACCGCAGCCAGGGCTGTACCATTGCCATGGTTCTTCATGATTTAAATCTGGCGGCCCGTTTTTCTGATTATATGATTGCGGTCCGCGGCGGAAAAGTTATTCAGCACGGCAGTCCGGAAGAAGTAATGGTGCCTGGTGTTTTAAAGGAGACATTTTCCATTGATGCTGAAATTGTCAGGGAACCAAGAACCGGGCGGCCTGTGTGCCTGACCTACGCTCTTTTACATCAGGAACATTTGTACCCAAAGGAGGCGATTTCTGTATGA